From a single Eleginops maclovinus isolate JMC-PN-2008 ecotype Puerto Natales chromosome 20, JC_Emac_rtc_rv5, whole genome shotgun sequence genomic region:
- the LOC134883306 gene encoding LOW QUALITY PROTEIN: green-sensitive opsin-like (The sequence of the model RefSeq protein was modified relative to this genomic sequence to represent the inferred CDS: inserted 1 base in 1 codon), with the protein MVWDGGIEPNGTEGKNFYIPMSNRTGIVRSPYEYQQYYMVDPMVYKLLACYMLFLIFTGTPINALTLLVTFQNKKLQTPLNYILVNLAVAGLIMCAFGFTITFTSAINGYFILGPTFCAIXGFMATLGGEVALWSLVVLAIERYIVVCKPMGSFKFSGTHAGIGVGFTWIMAFACAGPPLFGWSRYIPEGMQCSCGPDYYTLAPGFNNESYVMYMFIVHFFTPVFLIFFSYGSLVMTVKAAAAQQQESESTQKAEREVTRMCILMVFGFLVAWVPYASFAGWIFLNKGAAFTAMTAALPAFFAKSSALYNPVIYVLMNKQFRNCMLSTIGMGGMVEDETSVSASKTEVSSVS; encoded by the exons ATGGTTTGGGACGGAGGAATCGAGCCCAATGGCACAGAAGGCAAGAACTTCTACATCCCTATGTCCAACAGGACTGGGATTGTTAGAAGTCCTTATGAATACCAACAGTATTATATGGTAGATCCCATGGTCTACAAGCTTCTAGCTTGCTACATGCTCTTCCTGATCTTCACTGGAACTCCCATCAACGCTCTGACATTGCTAGTAACGTTCCAGAACAAGAAGCTCCAGACGCCTCTCAACTACATCTTGGTCAACCTGGCTGTGGCTGGGCTAATCATGTGCGCCTTTGGATTCACCATCACCTTCACATCTGCTATCAACGGCTACTTCATTCTTGGCCCCACTTTCTGTGCTA GAGGATTCATGGCCACACTTGGAG GTGAAGttgctctctggtctctggtaGTGCTGGCTATTGAAAGATACATTGTTGTCTGCAAACCCATGGGAAGCTTCAAGTTCAGTGGTACACACGCTGGAATTGGTGTTGGGTTCACCTGGATCATGGCTTTCGCATGTGCTGGACCTCCACTGTTCGGCTGGTCCAG GTACATTCCTGAGGGCATGCAGTGCTCCTGCGGACCTGACTACTACACTCTGGCTCCAGGCTTCAACAATGAATCATACGTCATGTACATGTTTATTGTACACTTCTTCACTCCTGTATTCCTAATTTTCTTCTCTTACGGAAGCCTTGTCATGACAGTCAAAGCC GCTGCAGCCCAGCAGCAGGAGTCAGAGTCCACCCAGAAGGCTGAGAGGGAAGTGACACGCATGTGCATCTTGATGGTCTTCGGATTCCTGGTAGCTTGGGTGCCATATGCCTCTTTCGCTGGTTGGATCTTCTTGAACAAGGGAGCTGCCTTCACCGCCATGACAGCAGCTCTCCCCGCCTTCTTTGCAAAGAGCTCAGCCCTGTACAACCCTGTTATCTACGTGCTGATGAACAAACAG tTCCGTAACTGCATGCTGAGCACCATTGGAATGGGCGGTATGGTGGAGGATGAGACCTCAGTATCTGCCAGCAAGACAGAAGTGTCCTCTGTGTCTTAA